The sequence GGCGTACGTGTGCAGCTCTCTTCCGGTCTGGCGATGATTGTGCGCGCAGAACACTTGCAGTTCTGATACGGAGGCCAACCCAGGCATGAACAAATTCGTCAGATTAACAGCGATTGCAGGGCTGCTGTGGGCGGGTGTCAGTTACGGCGCGGAAACAGCCAACATCCGCATCGGCCAACTGCCTCAACTGCAACAGGAACCTCAGCACGCTACGGTGAGTGAGCGCGTCACCTCGCGCTTCACTCGCTCTCATTACCGCCAGTTTGCCCTCGACGCGGAGTTTTCAGGCAAGATCTTCGATCGCTACCTGAACATGCTGGACTACAGCCATAACGTGTTGCTGGCCTCCGACGTGGCGCAGTTCGCCGGCAAACGCAATCAGGTTGGCGAAGAGCTGAAAACCGGCAAGCTGGACACCTTCTACGCGCTGTTCAATCTGGCGCAGAAACGCCGCTTTGAGCGTTACACCTATGCGTTGTCGTTGCTGGACAAGCCGATGAACTTCACCGGCAACGGCACTATCGATCTCGACCGCAGCAAAGCGCCGTGGCCGAAAGACAAGGCCGAGCTGGATAGCCTGTGGGATGCGAAAGTCACCTATGACGAGCTGAACCTCAAGCTGACCGGCAAGACCGACAAAGAAATCCGCGACACGCTGACCAAGCGCTATCAGTTCGCCATCAAGCGCCTGACGCAAAGCAACAGCGAAGACGTCTTCCAGCTGGCGATGAATGCCTTTGCGCATGAAATCGACCCGCACACCAACTATCTGTCTCCGCGCAACACCGAGCAGTTCAACACCGAGATGAGCCTGTCGCTGGAAGGCATCGGCGCGGTGCTGCAGATGGATGACGACTACACCCTGATAAACTCGATGGTGCCGGGCGGCCCGGCGGCGAAGAGCAAGGCGATCACCGTGGGCGATCGCATCGTCGGCGTCGGCCAGGCCGGCAAACCGATGGTGGACGTGATCGGCTGGCGCCTGGACGACGTGGTGTCATTGATCAAAGGGCCGAAAGGCAGCAAGGTGCGCCTGGAGATCCTGCCGGCAGGCAAGGGCACCAAAACCCGCGTGGTCACCCTGACCCGCGAGCGCATCCGCCTGGAAGACCGCGCGGTGAAAATGACCATCAAGACCGTCGGCAAAGAGAAGGTGGCGGTGTTCGACATCCCCGGCTTCTACGTCGGTCTGACCGATGACGTGAAAGTGCAGCTGCAGAAGATGGCCAAGCAGAACGTCAAGAGCGTGATCATCGATCTGCGCACCAACGGCGGCGGCGCGCTGACCGAAGCGGTGTCGCTGTCCGGCCTGTTCATTCCGAGCGGCCCGGTGGTGCAGGTGCGCGACAACAACGGCAAAGTGCGTGAAGACGCCGACACCGACGGCGTGACCTACTACAAAGGCCCGCTGGTGGTGCTGGTCGATCGCTTCAGCGCCTCCGCCTCCGAGATCTTCGCGGCGGCGATGCAGGATTACGGCCGTGCGCTGATCGTCGGCGAGCCGACCTTCGGTAAAGGCACCGTGCAGCAGTACCGTTCGCTGAACCGCATCTACGATCAGATGCTGCGCCCTGAGTGGCCGGCGCTGGGGTCGGTGCAGTACACCATTCAGAAGTTCTACCGCGTCAACGGCGGCAGCACTCAGCGCAAAGGGGTGACCCCGGACATTCTGATGCCGACCGGCGTCGATCCGGCGGAAACCGGCGAAGCGTTTGAAGACAACGCCATGCCGTGGGACAGCATCAATGCGGCGACCTACAGCAAGACCGGCGATATGGCGCCGTTCGAGCCGGAGCTGCTGAAAGATCACCAGCAGCGCATCGCGCAGAATCCGGAGTTCCAGTACATCGCGCAGGATATCGCGCATTACAAGGCGCTGAAGGATAAACGCAACATCGTGTCCCTCAATCTGGCGGTGCGCGAGAAAGAGAACCACGACGACGATGCGACCCGTTTGAAACGCATCAACGAGCGCCTGGAACGTGCGGGCAAGAAGCCGCTGAAATCGCTCGACGATTTGCCGAAGGATTACCAGGAACCGGATCCGTACCTGGATGAAACCGTGCATATCGCGCTGGAGCTGGCTCATCTGGAAAAAGATCGGCCCGCTCAGCAGCCAGCGCAGGCCAAATAAGGCCGCGTCCGGCAGGATGAAAAACGCACCCTCGGGTGCGTTTTTTTATGGTGACGCGAAGGCCTGCTTCCCTGCAGGGGAATGGGGGCGGGCTTATGCGTCGCCTGACAAATTTATGGCAAAAAACCCCTCCGCCTTACGCAACAATCGTTTACAATTTGCCAAATCCCGGTCGCGCGCCGTTTTTGTAAAGTTTCGTATTTTTAGTAGGTTAATGACGCGCGACTCTTGAAACTGTGACGAATGCCCATACGATCTAGGGTATCTTCGACAGCGTTTTGTTAACATTTATGAGGAAGTAAACATTTTATGATGCGTATAGCTCTGTTCCTGCTCACCAACCTGGCGGTGATGTTGGTTTTCGGGCTGGTGCTCAGCCTGACAGGAATCCAATCCAGTAGCGTTCAGGGTCTGATGATCATGGCCGGTCTGTTCGGCTTCGGCGGCGCTTTCGTGTCGTTGCTGATGTCCAAGTGGATGGCGCTGCGCTCCGTCGGCGGGGAAGTGATTGAACAACCGCGTAACGAAACCGAAAACTGGCTGCTGGAAACGGTGCGCCGTCAGTCGCAGCAGGCGGGCATCGCGATGCCGCAGGTTGCTATCTACCACGCGCCGGACATCAACGCCTTCGCCACCGGCGCACGCCGCGACGCCTCGCTGGTCGCCGTCAGCACCGGCCTGCTGCAGAGCATGAGCCGCGACGAAGCGGAAGCGGTCATCGCGCACGAAATCAGCCACGTCGCCAACGGCGATATGGTGACCATGACCCTGATTCAGGGCATCGTGAACACCTTCGTCATCTTCATTTCGCGCCTGATCGCGCAGGTTGCTGCCGGCTTCCTGGGCAACCGCGACGGTGAAGGGGAAGGCAACGGCAACCCGATGATTTACTTCGCGGTGTCGATGGTGCTGGAACTGGTGTTCGGCATCCTGGCAAGCATCATCACCATGTGGTTCTCGCGTCACCGCGAGTTCTACGCCGACGCCGGCTCCGCCAAGCTGGTGGGCCGCGAGAAGATGATCGCCGCCTTGCAGCGCCTGAAAACCAGCTACGAGCCGCAGGAAGCGGGCAGCATGATGGCGTTCTGCATCAACGGCAAATCCAAGTCGTTCAGCGAGCTGTTCATGTCGCACCCGCCGCTCGATAAGCGCATCGAAGCGCTGCGTTCCGGCCAGTACCTGAAGTAATCGGCTGAATGAAAGGAAAAACCCCGGCTCGCCGGGGTTTTTTTATGGCATGACGAAATCGCTTTTTCAGGTGGAGGATGCTGATTCAAGCGTCAGATTTCGCGATTTGAATACGGCCTTTCCGCCTCTCGCGGTACGCTAGCCGCTGCAGGCTACCATGCCTGACGCCTTCGCTTGCTTGGTTTGGGAAGCTCATGCTATATGCTTTGGCACCATAACGTCTGTCCCTGAGGCCCTATGAAAATCAACGCTCTTCCCTTGCTCGGCTGTGATGAGGCGCTGGCGCGCCTTACCATATTGGCGGGCGGCGTCGCCGATGCGTCTGCGGAGTTGTTAAACCGGAATGGTTACGATTCTGAACAGCCAGCTATACGCTGGCATTCAGGCGACCTGCACCTCCCATCGTTTTTCCCAGACGAGAACGACAGGCACGATTACGATTATCTGGTCGTAGAAGGAGATTTGATCGTAGAGGGGTGCATGGCGGTGTCACCCCAGCGGGAGGACGGCGGCATCATTGTGCTGGGGCGGCTGCAGTCGGATACGCTGATTTGTTTGGGCGAGCTACTCGTGCGTGACGATGCCCGCATACGCCATGCCTATTGCAGCTCTGGAAAC comes from Serratia sarumanii and encodes:
- the htpX gene encoding protease HtpX encodes the protein MMRIALFLLTNLAVMLVFGLVLSLTGIQSSSVQGLMIMAGLFGFGGAFVSLLMSKWMALRSVGGEVIEQPRNETENWLLETVRRQSQQAGIAMPQVAIYHAPDINAFATGARRDASLVAVSTGLLQSMSRDEAEAVIAHEISHVANGDMVTMTLIQGIVNTFVIFISRLIAQVAAGFLGNRDGEGEGNGNPMIYFAVSMVLELVFGILASIITMWFSRHREFYADAGSAKLVGREKMIAALQRLKTSYEPQEAGSMMAFCINGKSKSFSELFMSHPPLDKRIEALRSGQYLK
- the prc gene encoding carboxy terminal-processing peptidase, which translates into the protein MNKFVRLTAIAGLLWAGVSYGAETANIRIGQLPQLQQEPQHATVSERVTSRFTRSHYRQFALDAEFSGKIFDRYLNMLDYSHNVLLASDVAQFAGKRNQVGEELKTGKLDTFYALFNLAQKRRFERYTYALSLLDKPMNFTGNGTIDLDRSKAPWPKDKAELDSLWDAKVTYDELNLKLTGKTDKEIRDTLTKRYQFAIKRLTQSNSEDVFQLAMNAFAHEIDPHTNYLSPRNTEQFNTEMSLSLEGIGAVLQMDDDYTLINSMVPGGPAAKSKAITVGDRIVGVGQAGKPMVDVIGWRLDDVVSLIKGPKGSKVRLEILPAGKGTKTRVVTLTRERIRLEDRAVKMTIKTVGKEKVAVFDIPGFYVGLTDDVKVQLQKMAKQNVKSVIIDLRTNGGGALTEAVSLSGLFIPSGPVVQVRDNNGKVREDADTDGVTYYKGPLVVLVDRFSASASEIFAAAMQDYGRALIVGEPTFGKGTVQQYRSLNRIYDQMLRPEWPALGSVQYTIQKFYRVNGGSTQRKGVTPDILMPTGVDPAETGEAFEDNAMPWDSINAATYSKTGDMAPFEPELLKDHQQRIAQNPEFQYIAQDIAHYKALKDKRNIVSLNLAVREKENHDDDATRLKRINERLERAGKKPLKSLDDLPKDYQEPDPYLDETVHIALELAHLEKDRPAQQPAQAK